One region of Arthrobacter sp. StoSoilB22 genomic DNA includes:
- a CDS encoding heparan-alpha-glucosaminide N-acetyltransferase domain-containing protein, giving the protein MTSQETAPPRNAPGKRTVSSRLSGIDAARGAALLGMMATHLMPTFGPSPQWEPTFVGLVFSGRSAALFAVLAGIGLALSTGKQEPRSGTELWAARRGVAMRALVIAVVGLMLGGLDVNVAVILVHYAVLFLCILPFLGLRLKALCFWALGWVFFSPLLAFLVRPLLLDAAPPLTLGHNPNWEDFGTPARLLADLFFTGYYPVFQWISYLLIGLVIGRLALTTARIQLLLVTCGIAVAGVAKVVGILAMEAWGGRTALSALPVTRGYPLESMLQVNVTGLEQTGSWWWLATAAPHAGTTLDLLHSGGVAAAVVGLFLLLGTLAERIRINFLILLSGPGAMTLSLYSAHVWVVSAFTNQPLPSGWTDEGMYWAQALTAVAIGVCFAVLQHRGPLEWVAHTASRLGSHRPAAVG; this is encoded by the coding sequence ATGACTTCGCAAGAGACGGCGCCTCCGCGAAATGCCCCCGGCAAACGCACGGTCTCCTCTCGGCTCTCGGGAATCGATGCCGCAAGAGGCGCGGCTTTGCTGGGAATGATGGCCACGCACTTGATGCCCACGTTCGGACCGTCCCCGCAGTGGGAACCGACCTTTGTGGGATTGGTGTTCTCAGGCAGGTCGGCGGCGCTGTTCGCAGTCCTCGCCGGCATCGGGCTGGCGCTCAGTACGGGCAAACAGGAGCCCCGCAGCGGCACGGAATTGTGGGCTGCCCGGCGAGGAGTTGCCATGCGCGCCTTGGTGATTGCCGTCGTCGGCCTGATGTTGGGAGGCCTTGACGTCAACGTCGCAGTGATCCTGGTTCACTACGCCGTCCTTTTCCTGTGCATCCTGCCGTTTCTGGGCCTCCGACTCAAGGCACTTTGCTTCTGGGCCCTCGGCTGGGTCTTTTTCTCTCCGCTGCTTGCGTTTCTGGTCCGGCCGCTGCTGCTGGACGCCGCACCTCCCCTGACGTTGGGCCATAACCCCAATTGGGAGGATTTCGGGACTCCTGCACGCCTCCTCGCCGACCTCTTTTTCACCGGCTATTACCCTGTGTTCCAGTGGATCTCCTACTTGTTGATCGGACTGGTGATAGGCCGTTTGGCGCTGACCACCGCGAGGATCCAATTGCTGCTGGTGACGTGCGGGATCGCGGTGGCCGGCGTGGCGAAAGTCGTCGGGATCCTGGCCATGGAGGCATGGGGTGGCCGCACTGCCTTGTCAGCCCTCCCTGTCACCAGGGGCTATCCCTTGGAAAGCATGCTTCAGGTGAACGTTACCGGCTTGGAACAGACCGGCTCCTGGTGGTGGCTGGCAACGGCAGCCCCGCATGCCGGGACCACCTTGGACCTGCTGCACAGCGGCGGCGTTGCTGCGGCCGTAGTGGGGTTGTTCCTGCTGCTTGGCACGTTGGCGGAGCGGATCAGGATCAATTTCCTGATCCTGCTGAGCGGGCCGGGTGCCATGACCCTGAGCCTCTACTCTGCCCACGTCTGGGTGGTGTCCGCCTTCACCAACCAGCCTTTGCCTTCGGGGTGGACGGACGAAGGGATGTACTGGGCCCAAGCCCTCACTGCCGTTGCGATTGGCGTTTGTTTCGCGGTGCTGCAGCACCGCGGACCATTGGAATGGGTAGCCCACACCGCATCACGCCTTGGCAGTCACCGGCCTGCGGCAGTGGGCTGA
- the dapB gene encoding 4-hydroxy-tetrahydrodipicolinate reductase: MTEQLAVAVLGAHGRMGMEAVKAVEAAGDMKLVAALGRGDSLEKLLDAGAQYVVDLTVPDTTEANVRFAVEHGIHAVVGTTGWDAHRLDSLRSLLEQKPDTGVLIAPNFALGSVLATAFAAKASQYFESVEIIELHHPNKVDAPSGTAVRTAQLIAEARQEAGVAASPDATETSLDGARGCDVDGVRVHSVRLRGLVAHQEVLFGGSGEQLTLRHDSFDRASFMPGVLLGLRKVAANPGLTVGLDGYLDLGL; the protein is encoded by the coding sequence ATGACCGAACAACTTGCTGTTGCAGTGCTGGGTGCCCACGGGCGTATGGGAATGGAAGCCGTCAAGGCTGTTGAGGCAGCCGGAGACATGAAGCTGGTGGCCGCTTTGGGCCGCGGCGATTCCTTGGAGAAACTGCTCGACGCCGGTGCACAGTATGTTGTTGACCTCACCGTTCCGGACACCACGGAGGCCAACGTCCGGTTCGCCGTAGAGCACGGCATCCACGCAGTTGTGGGTACCACCGGCTGGGACGCCCACCGGCTCGATTCCTTGCGGAGCCTCTTGGAGCAAAAGCCGGACACCGGTGTTCTGATCGCCCCGAACTTCGCCCTGGGATCTGTGCTCGCCACCGCTTTCGCGGCCAAGGCCTCGCAATACTTCGAGTCCGTGGAAATTATCGAACTGCACCACCCCAACAAGGTGGACGCCCCATCCGGAACGGCAGTGCGCACGGCGCAGCTGATAGCTGAAGCGCGCCAGGAAGCCGGCGTCGCGGCGAGCCCTGACGCCACGGAAACATCACTGGACGGTGCAAGAGGCTGCGACGTGGACGGGGTTCGAGTCCACAGCGTGCGCCTGCGCGGTTTGGTTGCTCACCAGGAAGTGCTTTTCGGTGGTTCCGGTGAGCAGCTGACGTTGCGCCACGACTCCTTCGACCGAGCCTCCTTCATGCCCGGAGTCCTTCTGGGGCTTCGTAAAGTTGCAGCCAACCCCGGCCTTACCGTGGGCTTGGATGGCTACCTGGACTTGGGTCTCTAA
- a CDS encoding GDSL-type esterase/lipase family protein: MESVNAQWAGAFEVVHDSDGWQQFRRLDSALFMPPATNGLEERARMCAGIHATWTATSGHVVIEAEGPEDGSPFDVLVNGVLRHRVPGAGRVSHDLDLDNMPPHSRVQVWLPHYGFLRVLEVSLKGQDVKVAAETGRRWIAYGSSITQCRTANGPSEAWPALVARELGWRLQSLGFGGECQLDPAVESTISQLPADIISLCLGINSYNVAAFSGRTFASQVLGFVSNVRRAHPGVPIAVISPVLSVPRENVPNSAGWTLADYRKAVADVVRTVRERGDANVHLLDGASVFAMEEAVALMPDTLHPNNEGYRLMAERLGPRLAAVATG; encoded by the coding sequence ATGGAATCTGTGAACGCCCAGTGGGCCGGAGCTTTCGAGGTCGTTCACGACTCCGATGGATGGCAGCAGTTCAGACGCCTTGATTCGGCGCTGTTCATGCCCCCAGCCACGAATGGGCTGGAGGAGCGTGCCAGGATGTGCGCCGGAATCCACGCGACGTGGACGGCAACGTCGGGGCATGTGGTGATTGAAGCCGAAGGTCCGGAGGACGGATCTCCCTTCGACGTCCTGGTAAATGGAGTTCTCCGGCATCGGGTCCCTGGGGCTGGACGTGTCAGTCATGACCTTGACCTTGATAATATGCCGCCTCACTCCAGAGTTCAGGTGTGGCTGCCGCACTATGGTTTCCTGAGGGTGCTGGAGGTTTCCCTGAAAGGTCAGGACGTGAAGGTTGCCGCGGAAACGGGTAGGAGGTGGATCGCCTACGGAAGTTCCATCACCCAATGCCGGACGGCAAATGGTCCCTCCGAGGCGTGGCCGGCGTTGGTGGCCAGGGAACTCGGCTGGCGATTGCAGTCCTTGGGCTTCGGGGGCGAATGTCAGCTGGACCCCGCGGTCGAGAGCACGATCTCGCAACTTCCGGCAGATATCATTTCCCTGTGCCTGGGCATCAACAGTTACAACGTCGCCGCCTTCTCGGGAAGGACGTTCGCAAGCCAGGTCCTGGGGTTTGTCAGCAATGTTCGTCGGGCACACCCTGGCGTGCCCATTGCGGTCATTTCTCCTGTGTTGTCGGTTCCCCGGGAAAATGTGCCCAACTCTGCAGGCTGGACGCTGGCTGACTACAGGAAAGCAGTAGCCGACGTCGTCCGGACGGTCCGAGAACGCGGGGATGCAAACGTTCACCTGCTCGACGGTGCCAGCGTCTTCGCGATGGAGGAAGCCGTTGCTTTGATGCCCGATACGTTGCATCCCAACAACGAGGGCTACCGGCTGATGGCTGAGCGGCTGGGGCCGCGCCTGGCCGCAGTAGCCACCGGCTGA